The following coding sequences are from one Epinephelus fuscoguttatus linkage group LG5, E.fuscoguttatus.final_Chr_v1 window:
- the LOC125888419 gene encoding mucin-12-like isoform X2, translated as MDRTEEVNQVRHNDINIKVTFFGCVLQQAGSEGELCQADSLGSAGSSSTLASSVIEVEAERNEPGLTTQLRPSQEEEEEDEEELSPLSPPPTLSITEEILEFINQSRAREGLTAIHTGTTEQVLDQPKESQPPSNQTNFTCPLPPAACPSSPEQGSTMQQEQEGAEKENESPLQSQTGGSGEENKPENETITNEVQEIPDATSQVEKRVEADVETQGEVVEKEKEEEKTRDEGEGEGIIPALTSHHHPSISAEEERENNSSSCQSPKEEVNTEVMTSSSNQDLPHHPIQRCQPTTRGSHLTKRDKKIIEKIRSYYEAAAEAEEDVAEEEDEQEEGAASRRRNSFSQIPSGLVKESVSRFDVSGHLGESESGRSKCDTSEAIDTVTDQEIEPYSPAGPISSPTLLPVDAENDGQADELISSLDFDAESPVPPPSTVTQDKETPNQVGLDLQLNPKEPVGEEAEIQNKNVKVCKGPSEQRQDEKQEGKTSVVATREHGGNSLQGEEPRITKQSKNQDEILESSAGSQVLINGQEPSQAGPAEPNGSHKETPAPQPPAEQCQKTEAKSHSNWTKTKQAKTSGNLEGLPSQIKVGRWSRHSRIVTSNRVLFESMGSDVAGIGLFEASPVADPMLMENSERILSKVQTLARMYSAKASTMKVPLHQKRASALWNQSWGSGRLSGHSTQNQTESQSGQTQIQTSTKYRQQTQYQMEVSQSEIHSQNKYGTQTHSETKVQRQTITQMRQQSQIQPKSQMLSQTQYQSQNQTKAYSQDQTQTMSRKDQTMIKRAECLTNDFQETPISPCEPLMFGHVYVKEQSTPACHQTNGFTLSRPRDFISALSKEKDSSVGCRSGDNSQISTMPVENPPTSLKDQLSTQPQANSFNPRHTSTDMSSASTDQSSSLCCSSSNSTLTSTMNGEVYSDTEETERRDRSELSGRRPVYSVREESVNITTQPACSRPNISAHSIPQWEISKDGHEQYKYKQNLPAAQDKHASEHKISTGHTDSRDMSTKDLRSVHAGPEYLVCTGPVDGEASPGDLVLMVASTQMQAPSEYHRSTVPHPGLAGEQSQRVTLNLAEGGTNAPGVSIGSTKDASEQMKFNEAQYDSLSQPRMILQGSAVIFTEETPYYRSPGELVVPPNPSQPLHLTFDLSQVSGHTVTETPEDHKARAPSPWSSVQNSESNPTRPRPPSVQSVDRLPTFTSQRPQDLPSALGTQALSNTSFRESDQQGSRCLPSGSRPSSRPSSETSSLMERPNPAFVTPGLDTDLTTSSSAFRPSLRHRSPSPVKALPSSSSSVRPPPCSSPFRGAPASSATTVSAEDTSLNTISRALPRFSPIPSSGRGTSMQAPPASSSSPSPASSSSSSGRSSSLRSPPCSTPIASSSSAFTRSLAASCISQSISQSMAKKNNAPQQAPPVNTINQTPSPMSSLPSSHLRRRSPSPKLPPSQHPVHSPSMSLPHHQPSSPSPRPSFLHSKTDSSQNANNNNNNNSISLAISNVSNNHAISNGGWSVSPQRAPVANGSTNPTDPLWSGSHNRVARPFSASEPSSRVQSPSPSPTPASFTRLCSPPPQHNYSSPMANKPPHPRGTRLGSASSHNPLGLTLELPKTSSASSAFGQSSSSLSPQILSPPPIGVSVNVWANNVAAPQPRNPRLASSSASPSFSSSIGSPTLQNASFPSSSCFVVPLRSSRASSPSAPCPPATSQTLRRSFSSNLADRPPSPSRNNTSGLRRSWADSSRRSLGFGGSGRGSFDQQESCPTSPRSGWSSYGSSPSCLSPRGGLQSPLSPSRLTPGKGTIGGQHFTSVPWPDVRELSNKYKGTDSLDASATSTIIASSPSPLSSLSHTLLSSPVSSHSQTEWEDPELEEGNCRSQLICAYVARPSCEQNLSSSCMVLSSSGITSPLTAPYQHHNCQSTTPPAPSIPSPLPPCSSPLPFAHSSPTKQGNQKTSYATTVNLQIAGSGRITSFSTAQVSLTQTLQGGAGAGGPGQGQMARRVSINGLSHLPPPLSQNCNRL; from the exons gaagaggatgaagaggagctGAGCCCCCTCAGCCCTCCCCCCACCTTGTCCATCACCGAAGAGATCCTGGAGTTCATCAACCAGAGCAGAGCTAGAGAGGGACTGACCGCCATTCACACTGGCACAACG GAGCAGGTCCTGGATCAGCCCAAAGAGAGCCAGCCACCATCTAACCAGACCAACTTCACCTGCCCACTGCCCCCAGCCGCCTGCCCCTCCAGCCCAGAACAAGGATCCACGATGCAGCAGGAGCAGGAAGGAGCAGAGAAGGAGAACGAAAGCCCCCTCCAGAGTCAGACAGGTGGCTCTGGGGAGGAGAacaaacctgaaaatgagacaaTTACAAACGAAGTCCAGGAAATTCCAGATGCAACAAGTCAAGTGGAAAAGAGAGTGGAAGCGGACGTAGAGACACAAGGAGAAGTGgtagaaaaagagaaagaagaggagaaaacaagggatgaaggagaaggagagggcaTCATCCCTGCCCtgacatcacatcatcatccctccatctcagcagaggaagaaagagaaaacaacagcagcagctgtcagtcacctAAAGAAGAGGTGAACACGGAGGTCATGACTTCCTCCTCAAATCAAGATCTCCCTCATCACCCCATCCAGAGATGCCAGCCAACAACAAGAGGCTCCCACCTAACCAAGCGCGACAAGAAGATCATCGAAAAGATCAGGAGTTATTACGAGGCAGCAGCCGAGGCTGAAGAGGACGtggcagaggaggaagatgaacaGGAAGAGGGAGCAGCATCAAGGAGGAGAAACAGTTTCTCTCAAATCCCATCTGGCTTGGTAAAGGAGTCAGTATCACGCTTTGATGTTAGTGGGCACCTGGGGGAGTCAGAGAGTGGAAGAAGCAAGTGTGACACAAGTGAAGCGATCGATACAGTGACTGATCAAGAGATAGAGCCTTATTCCCCAGCTGGTCCCATCTCTTCACCTACCCTGCTCCCAGTAGATGCAGAGAATGATGGACAGGCAGATGAGCTAATCAGCTCGTTGGATTTTGATGCAGAGTCCCCAGTCCCACCACCCTCAACTGTGACACAGGACAAGGAGACCCCAAACCAAGTGGGTCTGGATCTACAGTTGAATCCAAAAGAGCCTGTTGGAGAAGAGGCTGAGATACAgaacaaaaatgtgaaagtctgcAAAGGACCATCGGAGCAAAGACAGGATGAAAAACAGGAAGGGAAGACAAGTGTTGTGGCTACTAGGGAGCATGGTGGAAACTCTCTGCAAGGAGAGGAGCCACGTATTACAAAACAGTCCAAGAACCAAGATGAAATACTCGAAAGCAGTGCTGGAAGCCAGGTTCTTATTAATGGGCAAGAACCCAGCCAAGCAGGCCCAGCAGAACCAAATGGAAGCCACAAGGAAACGCCTGCACCTCAGCCACCTGCAGAGCAATGTCAAAAAACTGAAGCCAAAAGTCACTCCAACTGGACAAAAACCAAACAAGCCAAGACCAGCGGGAACCTTGAGGGTCTTCCTAGTCAGATAAAAGTGGGTCGATGGTCCCGCCACTCCAGGATCGTCACCTCTAACCGGGTCTTGTTTGAGAGCATGGGATCAGATGTCGCTGGTATTGGGTTATTTGAGGCCAGCCCTGTGGCGGACCCCATGCTAATGGAAAACTCAGAGCGTATTCTGAGCAAGGTCCAAACATTGGCCCGGATGTACAGTGCCAAAGCCAGCACCATGAAGGTCCCACTGCATCAGAAGCGGGCCAGCGCTTTATGGAACCAGTCATGGGGCTCAGGTCGACTTTCTGGACACTCAACTCAGAACCAAACGGAAAGCCAGTCAGGTCAGACCCAAATACAGACCTCAACTAAGTACCGGCAGCAAACACAGTACCAGATGGAAGTCAGTCAATCTGAGATCCACTCACAGAACAAATATGGAACCCAAACTCACTCCGAGACCAAAGTTCAGAGACAAACTATAACACAAATGAGGCAGCAGTCGCAGATCCAACCCAAAAGCCAAATGTTGAGTCAGACACAGTACCAAAGCCAGAACCAGACCAAGGCTTACAGCCAGGACCAGACCCAAACCATGAGCCGGAAGGACCAAACGATGATCAAAAGAGCAGAGTGCCTGACAAATG ATTTCCAGGAGACACCGATTTCCCCCTGTGAGCCTCTGATGTTTGGTCACGTGTATGTCAAAGAGCAGTCGACCCCAGCTTGTCACCAGACAAATGGATTCACCCTCTCCAGGCCCAGGGACTTCATCTCTGCCTTGTCCAAAGAAAAAGACTCCAGTGTGGGTTGTAGATCAGGTGACAATTCCCAGATTTCCACAATGCCTGTTGAAAATCCACCCACTTCACTGAAAGACCAGTTATCCACTCAGCCCCAGGCAAACAGCTTCAACCCCAGGCACACCTCCACTGACATGTCATCGGCCTCTACAGATCAGAGCTCCAGTTTGTGCTGCTCTTCCAGTAACAGCACCTTGACGTCAACCATGAACGGGGAGGTTTATTCAGACactgaagagacagagagaagagacag GTCAGAGCTGAGTGGTCGACGCCCTGTTTACTCAGTCAGAGAGGAGAGTGTAAACATCACAACCCAGCCAGCATGCTCACGGCCAAACATCTCTGCTCACAGCATACCACAGTGGGAAATCTCCAAAGATGGACATGAGCAGTATAAATATAAGCAGAATTTACCAGCTGCTCAAGATAAACATGCATCAGAGCACAAAATTTCCACGGGACATACTGACAGCAGAGATATGTCAACCAAAGATCTGCGGAGTGTTCATGCAGGGCCTGAATACTTGGTTTGCACAGGACCCGTGGATGGAGAGGCATCCCCAGGAGACCTGGTACTGATGGTAGCATCTACACAGATGCAGGCTCCTTCGGAATACCACAGGTCCACAGTGCCTCACCCAGGACTCGCTGGAGAGCAGTCCCAGAGGGTAACACTTAACCTGGCAGAGGGAGGCACCAACGCGCCGGGGGTCTCTATAGGGTCAACGAAAGATGCAAGCGAGCAGATGAAATTCAATGAGGCACAGTATGATTCTTTATCTCAGCCCAGGATGATCCTACAAGGTTCAGCAGTGATCTTTACAGAAGAGACACCTTATTACAGATCCCCAGGGGAACTGGTTGTTCCACCAAACCCGAGTCAGCCTTTgcacttgacctttgacctctcacAGGTTTCTGGTCATACAGTCACAGAAACCCCAGAGGATCACAAAGCAAGAGCACCAAGTCCGTGGTCATCAGTTCAGAACTCAGAATCAAATCCTACCCGACCACGTCCTCCATCTGTGCAGTCCGTAGACCGTCTACCAACATTCACCAGCCAGAGACCGCAGGACTTACCCTCTGCACTGGGGACACAGGCTCTGTCTAACACCAG TTTTAGGGAATCAGACCAGCAGGGTTCACGATGCCTCCCTTCAGGCAGCCGCCCATCTTCTCGACCCTCGTCAGAGACATCCAGCCTGATGGAGAGACCTAACCCAGCCTTTGTCACCCCCGGCCTGGACACAGACCTCACCACATCCTCTTCAGCCTTCAGACCCAGCCTTAGACACCGCTCCCCTTCCCCTGTCAAagctctcccctcctcctcctcctctgtccgaCCACCTCCCTGCTCCTCACCGTTCAGGGGTGCTCCAGCATCTTCTGCCACCACTGTGTCTGCTGAGGATACCTCCCTGAACACTATCTCCAGGGCTCTTCCCCGTTTCTCTCCTATTCCTTCTTCTGGGAGGGGTACCTCGATGCAAGCTCCCCCtgcctcctcttcttcaccCTCCCctgcttcctcttcctcttcttctgggAGGTCTTCTTCTCTCCGCTCTCCCCCATGCTCTACCCCCAtcgcttcttcttcttctgcgttCACCAGATCTTTAGCTGCCTCCTGTATTAGCCAGTCCATCAGTCAGAGTATGGCAAAAAAGAACAATGCCCCGCAACAAGCCCCGCCTGTAAACACAATAAACCAAACCCCCTCCCCCATGTCTTCCTTACCCTCCTCTCATCTACGACGGCGATCGCCTTCACCCAAACTCCCTCCCAGTCAGCATCCAGTCCATTCCCCATCTATGAGTCTGCCCCATCATCAGCCCTCTTCCCCTTCCCCTCGTCCCTCATTCCTTCACTCCAAAACTGATTCATCACAGaatgcaaacaacaacaacaacaataacagcatTAGCTTAGCGATTAGCAATGTGAGTAATAACCATGCCATCAGTAATGGGGGTTGGTCAGTAAGTCCACAGAGGGCGCCGGTAGCTAATGGTAGCACCAACCCCACAGATCCTCTCTGGTCGGGGTCACACAACCGTGTAGCTCGGCCCTTTTCTGCGTCCGAACCCAGCTCACGAGTTCAGTCCCCATCTCCCTCTCCAACCCCTGCCTCCTTCACTCGCCTCTGCTCCCCACCTCCTCAACATAATTACTCCTCCCCCATGGCTAACAAACCTCCCCACCCTCGGGGCACGCGTTTAGGAAGTGCGAGTTCCCATAACCCACTAGGCCTAACTTTGGAGCTACCCAAGACCTCTTCAGCAAGTTCAGCTTTTGGGCAGTCTTCCTCAAGTCTGAGCCCTCAGATACTCTCCCCACCTCCTATTGGCGTGTCAGTGAATGTTTGGGCAAATAATGTTGCAGCACCTCAACCTAGAAACCCTAGACTTGCTTCCTCCTCTGCATCTCCTTCCTTTTCTTCCTCGATAGGCTCGCCAACACTGCAGAACGCATCTTTCCCCTCTTCCTCTTGTTTTGTGGTCCCATTGCGTAGTTCCAGAGCCTCCTCCCCTTCCGCACCTTGTCCTCCTGCAACCTCCCAAACCCTCCGTAGGTCTTTCTCCTCCAACCTGGCGGACAGACCCCCTAGCCCGTCCCGGAACAACACTAGTGGGCTCCGCCGCTCATGGGCAGATAGCAGTCGCAGGTCCCTTGGTTTTGGTGGTAGTGGTCGAGGGTCCTTTGACCAGCAGGAGTCCTGTCCAACCAGTCCAAGGAGTGGGTGGTCCTCGTACGGCAGCTCACCGTCCTGCCTCAGCCCTCGAGGTGGGCTTCAGTCCCCACTCTCACCTAGCAGGCTTACCCCAGGGAAGGGCACCATTGGTGGGCAGCATTTCACCAGTGTGCCCTGGCCAGATGTACGGGAGCTTTCAAACAAATATAAGGGAACTGATAGCCTTGATGCAAGTGCTACATCCACTATCAttgcctcctctccttctcctctctcctcgctcTCGCACacgctcctctcctctcctgtttcaTCACACAGCCAGACAGAGTGGGAAGACCCAGAGCTAGAGGAGGGGAATTGTCGCAGCCAGCTGATCTGCGCCTACGTTGCCCGGCCCTCATGTGAACAAAACCTCTCCTCCTCATGCAtggtcctctcctcttctgGCATTACCTCTCCTCTGACTGCCCCCTACCAGCACCACAATTGCCAATCCACAACACCTCCTGCACCCTCAATCCCTTCGCCCTTGCCCCCATGCTCATCACCACTACCCTTTGCCCATTCATCTCCTACCAAACAGGGGAACCAGAAGACCAGCTATGCCACCACAGTCAACCTACAGATTGCTGGAAGTGGTCGAATAACCTCCTTCAGCACCGCCCAAGTTAGCCTGACCCAAACCCTGCAGGGTGGAGCAGGAGCTGGAGGACCAGGACAGGGGCAGATGGCAAGGAGAGTGAGCATCAATGGACTTTCACatcttcctccccctctttctcAGAACTGTAACAGACtatga